The genomic interval TGGGAGAGAGCCCTTGGGAGCTGACTGTGTACAACAAGGTGTGCTCCAGCTCATTCCCACTCTGTTTTGTTGTCTTACTGGAGAAAAGCTTTTCCTCAGTAAAGTCTTTGAGGGATAGATGTGTTTATGTATTTTGCATCTACCTATATACAATAAATCTGCTTTGAAGTATTCAGATTCTTTGTAAATGTCCATTGCAGTAGTCTGGTGTGATATTTGTTTAGGAGTGAGCTTGTCCTTGGGCTCCCAAAGGAGGATGTGGGCAGTGCTTGTGTCCCCCCAGTGACACAGCTCTGTGGGCTGTGCATGGTCCCCCCTTCTCATGGGCATGGGGCAGCGGGGGGAGTGTGCTGTTGTCAGGTGCTGTGGGTGTCAGGAATCTTCACCTGCCAGGGGACCCACTTCTTATATAAGTGTCTTGTAATCTGGCCCTGCTTGTCTGGGATGCTGCTGTTCCCGTGGGCGGCAAAGTGTTGCAAACTGACTTTATCCTGCTTGGCATTTTGAAAAGGCATGAAGCAGAGGCAGTGGAGTTACAGGGATTGCCCCTGGATCCTTGATGTTCCTGTTCTTGTTGCTTATTTCAGCATTTGTGTCTTTCTGGTCTAGATCCGAAGAAGATTCCTCCTCCTTCAGCAGTAGCATGCCCATAGTCTTCCTGGCCAATGATTCTTCTACAGCAAGCAGGACTTCTTCCTCATCCTGAGAAGCCTTCATCCCTTCCTATGTCAGTGGCTACAAGGCCAAGAGCCAGCTCACCACTGTCCCCACCAAAGTCTCTGGGACTGGGGCCTTCCTTTCATCACACACAAGAGGAGGAACTTGCCAAGGTGGTGGAGCAGGACCCTATGCTGGAGGAACTATGTAAGCCCCTGTGCTGTAAGCTTTGCAATGTCACTCTGAACTCGGCCCAGCAAGCCCAGGCTCATTACCAGGtaaggagagcagcaggaggctcaGCTTTTGGGGCTGCTGCATCTGCAGCTTGTGGAGACATTCCTGTGCCAGCACGAGCACTGCCAGCAGCGTtgctgtggcagcacagagggaagtGTGGGCTAATGCAGGAGGACTAACTCAGCTTCTCGAGGGGGTTTTGAGTGCTGCACATGAACAGCAGCATTCAACTTGCTCATCTGGAGCTTCCTCTGCACCACCTCATGGACTGAAACTGCTCTGTAGACATATCTTCACCCTGCTTGGATTTGCTGGTTGTCCAGACGTGCTGCAGTGCTTTCTTTTAAGGTGTTGTTACTGGAGCTTTTTGCAAAAACACTGTCCATGGGGACAGAGAAGTGGTGCCAAGATGGCATAGGTGAAAAAGCAGACACTtgtgatttttcctttgttttatgcAACCTGTATTTGACATCTACACTAGTTTAGTAAAATTGACCTTCTGATTCCAGACATGATTTTGTGAGGCCTGGACAGGTGTTTTCTGCTGGATCCAGCTGTGCCATTAGGAAAGGGGCTGCTGCCATGTGTTTGTCAGAGTCTCCTCTCTGAGGCTATGCACAGCACTGATCTGGTGGGGCCTTTTATGCAAACACTCTCATCAGCTGGGTTGGCTCAGatcagatttattttgtttaagcTGATCTTGTTGACTTGCCTGATATAGGATAAGGACTCTTTGCATATGATTCTTGCTGAAAGATAGAACATGTCAGCCTTGCATTAATCCATTTTCCTACACCCTCTCTGCCTGATGCTGTGTTTGCATGACTATTGGAAATAGTGACTTTCTCCACCAGTGAATGCAAAAGGGTGATTTTCCATAACCTCAGGACACCAGACCCAGATTTCAGATTTGCTTTTGGCCCTGAAAAAGTGGTATCCTGCTAGTGAAGGGGTAGGTTGGATTGGTGTTACACTTTTAACCTCTtgtttttgcagaattttttccATGACAGGACAGAGGTGATTTTTTACGTATCGCATTTGCCTTTCTGTGCATCCACAATATGCATATACATAGTCTCGTGTTATTCTACCAGGCTTTCAGAACACCAAAAACATTTATGATATATgtttttcaagagaaaataaaatgtgatgtGGGTTTTAAGTTCAATCTCACGTTTTAACTCAAGCTTGCGGTGTCATGAAATGTGTGTTGTGTGTTCAGGTTTATCAATAAACTGTGTAAAGCAGCTGATAGtcttaaaacacaaaatactgcttttaaGTGAAATGGAAACAGACTGAGAAACTAATTGTAAACTTATAGAGAAAATCAGCTGGAGAGGGGGCCCATTCATTCTAGGTGTTGAGCATTTTGGAGAAAGGGAGGAATGCCTGCATTTCTTAAATTCAGAGCTGGGTGACAGCTTCTTTACCTTAGCTGCCACCTTCATGGGCACTTTCTCATTTCAGTCTCTGGATCCTTTGTCTTTCAGAGTAAGACACTATTATTAGGACAGTGATTAATCTGGGTTATCTTTGCAGGGTAAGAACCACAGTAAGAAGCTGAGGAATTACTATGCTGCCAACAGCTGTCCGGCACCTGCCAGGATGAGTAATTCTGTTGAGCCTGCCCCACCTCAGGTTGTCACTCTTCCAACTCAGGTAAGGCATGGCAAAGGGACTGAGATCATGCTTGCTTGTCACCTAACCCCAGTTAGGATAACCAGATATCAGGCTTGAAGATTACTGCAGGAGTTGGGAAAGCATTTTCCTTGTGATGGCACAAGATGGTGGAAATGGTCCGTTGtgagctgtttgctttcttttgaagATGCAGATATTGATCTGCCCTTGCAGCACAATGTTGGACTTCAAATGTTCTATTTCTGCCTGGCAAATACTTTGATTGCTAGGTAAGTCTGATGTGCTGCTGATTATAGCTGTGTAAGGGCAGGTATAGAACAGAATTGCTGGAATTGGATTTGGATGTGAGGGTGTGGCATCCGCTCTGCACAATCATCCCTCTGTTGTGTGGGGGAAGCCTACATGGAAAAAGTGCTTTGGTGCTCCTACACCCATTGCCCAGGGCTGTTAGCTAATTCCTCTTTTGTTACTCCTTTTGAAGTGCTCATTCCTGTGTGCAGAGTGAATGGATTGTTCCATCAGTTATCCAGATTAATTCTGTTTTGGGCACgttagaggaaaaaagagatgtTTTTTGCTATCTCCTTCTAGAATTCATCCCTTGGGTTTATCATGAGATGTGACAGCTAACCTGGCTTTTGCCTGTGACTGTGCAGGGATTGAAGCTGCAACATAAGCCTGTGCTGCCTGTAGGGAAGCAGAGATCATTTACAGAGTGACAGACTGTTCTTGGCCAGAGGGAGATTTGGCCCCGTGTAAATTGGCATTGCAGCTCATGGCTGtgaactgggatgggatggggtccTGCCCAAGGCATGGAGATGTGACTGCTGTACCTGCCAGGGTATCTGGTGGTGTGTTTTTTAATGGAGGAAATGGCCCATGGCAATAAAAATACCTCTAGGGCCATGTGAGGGTTCACATTGTAAGCTAGAAATCAGAATTGTGTGTCTCTAAGTTTGAGCAGTGTCTAAGGAGATGTGAAAGAATGTTGGTTTGTCAAGTGCTGCAGTGACATGGCTGCATgaatcactgctgctgcactgtTTACAAAACACTTTTGCCTGGATGTGACGTGCTGAGGAGGCATGGCTCCTGCCTGGATCGCTGTATGTGGTCTGACTGCACAGACACATGAAGGTGTCCTTCACATATCATGTGAGACTGGGTCCTTCCTTTGAAGTCTGGATCCAGGTGTTCTCCCACCTGAAGGTTAAGGATCAGAGGTTTGGCAGCTTTgctactggttttttttcttcttgctgtggTCAGGGAACTGTAAAGACAGGGTGTTGTGGAGAGATTAGATGGACTGTAAATAGGAGAGAGAAGCACCTCTACCTTTCAGTGAGTGTTTTTAAGAGTGAAAGTCACTGCTCATCAGCTCCCAGCAGTTAGGAGTTAAATCATTGCTGTGATGTAAACAAGCCTCTGTGGCTGTTGCAGAGCTGTTTGTTCAGATTGCTTTTCTCTCCACCTCAGGCCAGGCATTTGCAGGCTCTCCTGGAGGCAAGGCAGGAACAGTGCATTTTGTGTAAGAACACTTTGGGGACAACTTGAGAGTGTCCTAATCAATGGGCTTTaattccagctctcctgctgtcTGATGAGAACGGCAGTGGTCTCAGTCCCTGTGATTGAAACATTTCAGCTTATATTTAACCTTTTTGTGTTTCACATGCTGTGTCTCCCTTTGCTGCTAGATGGGATCCAGTAAGCCAGGTGGCCGAGTGATCTTGGCTACAGAGAATGATTACTGCAAGCTTTGTGATGCCTCATTTAGCTCCCCGGCTGTGGCTCAGGCTCACTACCAAGGGAAGAATCACGCCAAGCGGCTGCGCCTTGCAGAGGCACAGAATAACTCGTTCTCGTAGGTATTGTTCAACCTCATGCTCAGGCTGAAAGCGTGTGCCAGTATCTCTGGCAGCCCTTTTGTCAGAATACCCTGAATTGCAGCTGTTCATATTTGTGTAATCTGCAGGGATGCCTCAGAACTAGGCAAACGAAGGGCAAGGAAAGAAGGGAATGAGTATAAGATGATGCAGAACAGAAGAAACACGTATGCGGTTCAGAACAACACAGGTAACTTGGAGCTTGTATCTATTCTGTAGCTGGAAtagtaattaataataaatagacttggttttcttctgtttctgagaTCTGTTTTAGCAGAGTCAGGTTGTGAAAGGAGCTGGTCCAAGCTCTGCTGATCTTTCATATCtgcatggtttttttttccccagctgctaaagttgctttgttttgtcAGCCTGCTTGTTAGttctttttctcagtttgtaACTTAATTTACCATCTGCCTGTCTCTAAGGCTGCTCTAAGTGGTGAcagttttcctgctttattttcttggcAGGTGGCCAGGTGCTTTGACTCCTACTGTGGCACATCAACCTGTACTTGCACTCCCATGACCAGAATGAGAGAGCATGTTAGCCTCCCTCTAAGACCATCTGTTCCTAGCATAGAGTCCTTCCTCAGGTGTTAGATACTAACTTTCCCTCTTTACTATGATTTAAAGAGTGTATTACAGCCTCCAGCCGCGCATCTATTTCTCTTTTACATTTTAAGTTGTTTTACAAGCACACATTAGCTGAAACCCTGATTCCTGGTGAAGCTCGGTTTAATCACATCATTCTAATCACTGTCATGTGGAAAAGATAAATCTTTTAAAGTtgtattaaatataattttgtgaGTTTTAAACTGAGGCAGCTTGGTATAATGAAAAGACTATTCCAGTTGTGAAATTAGAtggttaagaaaaaaaagtattgcttaattattaaattattgaaTTAAGTTGTTAAAAATTATTAAgttcttaaaaattaataaattattaaacatTAAATTGTTGGGTACCTGATTTTCAATAAGACTGGGGCATTAAGCCCACTCTACTACTTTATAAAATTCCAAGTGCTGTCCTGTGTGCTGCACCTCCGTAAATCTGGAAACCAGCAGAGGAGTTGTGGGGAAAATGCGGATTGATTCTAATCTACTAAAGAATCAAATCTTTGATTGAAAAGCACACATTCATTGGACTTTGGCATTGTCACTGAGCTGCCTCAAGCTTTGATTCCTCACAGGTAAACCAGGCTTTTCTTTTGTGTCATGTCCCCAGGTCCCTACTTCAACCCGCGCTCGCGGCAGAGGATCCCCCGTGACCTGGCCATGTGCGTGACGCCCAGCGGGCAGTTCTACTGCTCCATGTGCAACGCTGGGGCCAGCGAGGAGCTGGAGTTCAGGCAGCACCTGGAGAGCAAACAGCACAAGAGCAAAGTGTCTGAGCAGCGCTACAGGAACGAGATGGAGAACCTGGGCTACGTCCAGTGACGCGCCGCCCTCGGTAGTAGTTTGCAACTAGAGCAGCTTGTCTCTCGCCTGCTGTTTGCCACGTGCCCTGCTTTGTGCTCCATTGGGTAGGAGTATGCTCTGAGCTGTACATGTAACACCTGCAAACTTACTGGTAtggttaggttttttttctatcatAGTCGGCAGGATGACGCTGTGCAGGACATGAAgtgtttttggtgtttgtttgctAATTATCTAAGGCTCTTCATTGTGTTGAGTGGCAGGGAGGAACTGTGTCTTCTCCCCGGCCTTCTGCATGAATATGCAAAGCCCAAGAAGTGCTGGAAACTTCTGTGGTCCTACCACGTGGGTGGACCGTGTGTAAAGCCCACTCCCCTCTTGGCACACCACAGAGCAGTGCTCCAGAATGCTTCCCTATGGCAAACTGACTCTCTGGGCAGCTTGTAAAAGAGGGGAAGGAGTAGGGCCTGTGAATGTGTGAATTAGGTGGTGTATTTGTCCACACTTTGCTGCTTCTGGCCCCCATTACAGTCCAGAGTAGGTTCTTTCCACATCCTTGTAGAAAGGCTGTGCATACCTCTTCTCCTTGGAGGATCTTTCCTCTTACTGCTTCCTCTGCGATGCAGATTCCATTCTGAACATCTGACATGGATTTCAGCTGATTAGCCCCATTCAGAAATACTCTTCTACTCTTGATATTGTTGCCTGGACACCTTAATATTACCATGGGTGTAGCTCATCTCCCTGATCTCTGGGGATCTCAGTGGCTTAATGAAGTGAACTGGAAAGCAAACCTGCTCAGGTGAGATGTGCTGTGCTCTGATTCTGCCTTAGAATGAGTCAGGTTGAGAATAGATAGAAGGAGCTGTCAGCTGTGATTTCTTTGCATGTTGATGTAGAAGAGAGCAAGAGTTGGTCTCTGGCCTGCAGTCCTTGCtctggaagagcagagctgcctggactCTGGGTAGCAGATACTGGTGTGTCCCACTTCCATGCCATTCCCTGGGCTAAGCCTAATGGGTGTTTATAGAGCAAAGATGAAACTTCTAGCTTTGAACTAGAGCTACCAATATTGGTTGACTTTCCcccccttctttctttttccatctcaGGATGGTTTTTAATTCCATTCCTTGGTGTATACTTGACTGTTCCAGGGACCATCAAAAATCCAAAGTTATGTAGGATTTAAATGTCAGGGTGATGATTGACTGTTTGAGTAACAGCTTTTTGGCCTCATGGAAGTATTCAAGAAACGTGTTAAGCAACTTTTGAATTGTAGACAAACTCagaaggtgtgtgtgtgtttgttttgataTTCCTTAGCAAAAGtaggaaggggaaaaagagcAGAAGTAGGGTTGTTAATTATTCTTCTGCTTGTTTGGGTAGATGTGAGGAGCTGTGATTGGAGTCCAGTTCAGTGTCATTAAACATGGTCTCCAGTGGCAGGTGCAGCACGTAGGTGGCTTTTGTTGGACCTGATCCcccactgtgctgctgggacTGTACACTGGTGCAGCTTCACTGACTGCAGTGGCAGGTGCAGAGAGAGGGTCCAGGATGCACCTTGGCTCATCTCTCACCCCTCTTCAGGCAGCTGGAATTGGATGCAGCTCCACTAGTTTCAGTAGGATTTTAGCAGGGATGAATTGTTCCTAGTGCATAGTGTTGAAGGTAGCCTCCCCCTCCTTTTATTGCCATTCTGATCCTGCCTCTTGCATTCCAGAAGGACTTTCTGCTTGccttaaaaaatgaagaatgagtaacaaaaaaaaatccagatagTCTTCATTCATCTTCCTAGTCCACCTTCAAAAGGTCTGTTGCACTTGGCTGCTcctcagaaattaaatattgttttcttcagctccctgaGTGAGCATCAGGGAGCCATACAACCTGAATGCAGCCTTCCTGAATCCAGGCAAGGTGAGTGCTTGCAAAGTAGTTGAACACAACCCCCTAGATCATTCTTGCCCTGCAGATAGAGGCAGAGGAATGGGTGTCCTCATGAATGGgattccttcccctcctttgtGCAAAACTCAGTTAAATGGGGtttgtgccctgcagcaggtgagAAGGTAGAACAGGTGCCCAGGTTTTAGAGCACTCACTGAACAGTTCTGACAGCTTTGTAAGTCTGtttcctctgtgctttcctgcccctgccttgCCCTCTGTGTAGCCTTGAAGAACATTTGCCTTTCCAGAATCTCTCATCAGCCTTTCCCCCTCATCATTTGTATTGACAGAAGGGCTCTGGTTTTCTCTTTGTGTCCTGTCCTTAGGTTTGCCAGTCTGACACCACTGTccagaggggcagagggagTTAGATGAGCCTTACCACAACGTGCTTCAGCACAGTGATCCCTGCATTATGGTtaaacatccctctggctgtaaATTAAAGCATGGCATTTCCTACAGGCTGCAATTAGTAGCAGAAAAACAACCCTTTGTGAAATatgagctggaggagctgtaGGTACTGCTGCTGTCTGGCTTATTGCTAGGGATGAGGAGGCATTTTTGCTTGCTTTCACATGTCCCAAAATTCAGCTGTTCTCCACTTAGCTTTGGTTACTGCTCCtactcccagcccagccacctGCTCCTCATTTGGCATTTCCAGTGGCTGCTGGAGGTGTCAAAACCTGGTTTGCTCCAGCTGTGCAGATGTGCCACTGCCCAGTGCTGGTGCTTTTGGGAGGGATGTGCAGGAAGCTGTTCTTGCAGGCTCCTCTCTGCTTGAGGCTGAGTCTGGCTTGGAGTGGTGGCTTCAGTCTGTCCTGAACAGAGAAGCCTGAATCTGCTTTGTTCTGTTCAAGGGAGTGCAAGTGAATGTGATCATCCTGGAGATTTCAGAGTGGTGGCTTGTAGAGCAGGGGTACAGCAGGCAGTGGGACTCAGGTAGGACAGATTTCCTCCATGGAAGGAAAGATGTCTTgctgggagaaggagctgagacTGGCTTTGCCCCAGTGCTCTGATGTGGCCCTTCCTGCAAGCTGCCAAAgctttcctctccctcttcaGCATTGCTTAGTGGCTTGTGATCTTCCCACTCCCCTTTCAGCATAGGAAGTTGCTGAGTGCAAAGAGAAAACACCCAACCTCCCCATTATCCTTAGGGTTCAGGACAATCCAAACTCATACTTGTCAACATTAGATACTGAGTAGctcctgattttatttctttttgtgaaaGGTGTTCTCCAAACCACTGttcaaaaaatactgaaaacatgTTCTGGGCAAACCCTTTTGACTAAGGTGGGCTGGGGAGAACACTGTACAGCTGAAGTGCCATTTTCCAGACCCAGATAATCTTTTTCTTATGTTAAACCAAGTACCAAACCCAAGAAACAGGACTTCTGTGAAGCTGTCACATTGGCCAGTAGGTTAATGACCTTTGCTGctagaaacaaaatgtaaatcaatatgttcatatttattttactgtgcTGACCACTAATTGATTTGTTAATATTTAAGGCATTATGCTGTAGGTTGTTTTTAAATGGAGAAATTCTACATCGCACTTTGCTTTTGGATCAGAAcaattatttattgtatttgtgaaaatgtttttcctcccacataGCTATTTTTGTCTTTCCCTTGATGCAAAAAATCCAACCAgacccaaacaacaaaacccaccccaaatccccccaaccAAATCTGACCTCTGgatctttgtttcttttcatgctAAACAAAATGGGGATTTCCTTGCAACTTGTTATTAAATGTCAATTTCCAATTCATTTTCCCTCAACTGATTCCTGTGCTAACTTGGGATGTTATTTTTAGAGACACAGGGTTCATGCTTCATTTaaacattcatttattttaaggCAAGGAAGTAAACCATGTGGAATCCATGAATTTGTGAGGAGTATGAAAGTGATACTATTTTCTTTGTATTAGGCATTAGCTTTTGTTTTACATTCTGCACTAATGAGTAAA from Zonotrichia leucophrys gambelii isolate GWCS_2022_RI chromosome 9, RI_Zleu_2.0, whole genome shotgun sequence carries:
- the ZMAT3 gene encoding zinc finger matrin-type protein 3, with amino-acid sequence MILLQQAGLLPHPEKPSSLPMSVATRPRASSPLSPPKSLGLGPSFHHTQEEELAKVVEQDPMLEELCKPLCCKLCNVTLNSAQQAQAHYQGKNHSKKLRNYYAANSCPAPARMSNSVEPAPPQVVTLPTQMGSSKPGGRVILATENDYCKLCDASFSSPAVAQAHYQGKNHAKRLRLAEAQNNSFSDASELGKRRARKEGNEYKMMQNRRNTYAVQNNTGPYFNPRSRQRIPRDLAMCVTPSGQFYCSMCNAGASEELEFRQHLESKQHKSKVSEQRYRNEMENLGYVQ